AGGATGCTAGTTTTTCTTTCTTTAAGATTCGAATAGCTAACTCGGGAAACATCATGGGGCTTTTATCAAAAAAGACAAACAGCTCTGGGCAAAAAACCGTATTCAAAATCCCCATCGCTCAATACTTTAAAACGGACATCGAATACAAAAAATATTGGGATTTAGGTGATAACAATGTTTTAGCGCACAGAACTTTTCTTGGAGCTATTTTTACTTATGATAATTCTGGCGTTCCTTTTTCTCGTAGTTATTTTGCAGGAGGATCTAACGATATCCGCGCTTGGAGAACATACGACTTAGGCCCTGGTACCCGAGCTCCTATTCTTGAGTATAATATAGGTAGTTTAAAGTTTTTAACTAGTTTCGAGTACCGTTTTAACGTTTTTGGTTCTTTAAAATCTGCCTTATTTGTAGATGCAGGAAATATTTGGGATATAACCAATACGGAATTTGTTGATGACCCAGCTAAATTTAATGGTTTTAAATCGTTAAAAGATATTGCTGTTGGTGCTGGTTTTGGACTTCGTTATGACTTTAAATTCTTAATTGCAAGATTAGATTTAGGATTCAAAGCACATGAACCATATCTAACTAATAATAAGTGGTTTCAAAACTTTAACTTCTCTAATTCCGTACTAAACATAGGTATTAATTACCCCTTTTAACAAAGTACTTTCTATTAAAAATTTATCGCAACTTGTATAAAAAAGCGTAGATTTGTTCCATAATTTATGTAACACACTACTAAACAAATAAAAAATGATTAAACCTGGAGTTGCCACCGGAAAAGAAGTTCAAGCAATTTTTGAATTAGCAAAACAAAAAGGTTTTGCCTTACCAGCTGTTAATGTTGTAGGATCAAATACTATTAATACGGTTTTAGAAACAGCTAAAGAACTTAACTCGCCTGTAATAATCCAGTTCTCTAATGGAGGTGCTCAATTCAATGCAGGTAAAGGCTTATCAAATGATAATGAAAAAGCTGCTATTGCTGGTGCAGTAGCTGGTGCTAAACATATACACTTATTAGCAGAGGCATATGGTATTCCTGTTATTTTACATACCGATCATGCTGCAAAAAAATTATTACCTTGGATTGATGGTTTATTAGATGCTAGTGAGCAATTTTATAAAGAGACAGGAAAACCTCTATACAGTTCACACATGATTGATTTAAGTGAAGAACCAATAGAAGAAAATATTGAAATTTGTAAAGAATATCTTGCTCGTATGAGTAAAATGGGGATGACTTTAGAAATTGAATTAGGAATTACTGGAGGTGAAGAAGACGGTGTTGATAATACAGATGTTGATAGCTCTAAATTATACACACAACCAGAAGAAGTAGCTTATGCTTATGAAGAATTAATGAAAGTTAGTCCGCAATTTACTATTGCTGCTGCCTTCGGAAATGTTCACGGAGTATATAAACCAGGAAACGTAAAATTAACTCCAAAAATTTTAAAGAACTCACAAGAACACATTTCAGAAAAATATAACGTTCCTCATAACACAATCGACTTTGTATTCCACGGAGGATCTGGTTCTACTTTAGAAGAAATTCGTGAAGCTATTAGTTACGGAGTTATAAAAATGAATATCGATACCGATTTACAATATGCATTTACCGAAGGTGTTCGTGATTATATGAAAGAAAAATCTGCATATTTGCAATCTCAAATCGGTAACCCTGAAGGAGATGATGTTCCTAACAAAAAACATTATGACCCTCGTAAATGGTTACGTGAAGGAGAACAAACTTTTAAAGCTCGATTAAAGAAAGCTTTTGAGGACCTAAATAATGTAAACACATTATAAAATTCTTTGAAAAAGAAAAACCAAACAACTAAAGATTAAAAAACTAAATTATGGCTTGGTTTAAACGTACAGACAAAGGGATTCAAACCCCAACAGAAGAAAAAAAAGACACACCAAAAGGCTTGTGGTATAAAACCCCAAGCGGAAAGATAATTGACACAGACGAACTTAAAAAAAATTTATACGTAAGTCCAGAAGATGGATATCATGTACGTATAGGGAGTAAAGAATATTTTGAAATATTTTTTGACGATAATAAGTTCACAGAACTTGATCCAAAATTATCTGCTAAAGATCCATTAAAATTTGAGGATACTAAAAAGTACCCTGAAAAACTAAAAGCTGCTCAGAAGAAAACAGGATTAAAAGATGCTGCTCGTGCTGCTGTTGGTAAATCAATGGGAAAAGATTTAGTAATTGCTTCAATGGATTTTGCTTTTATTGGTGGATCTATGGGAAGCGTTGTTGGTGAAAAAATAGCAAGAGCTATTGATTATTCTATCAAAAACAATATTCCTTTCTTAATGATTTCTAAATCAGGAGGAGCTCGTATGCAAGAGGCTTTGCTTTCTTTAATGCAATTAGCTAAAACTTCTGCAAAGCTAGCGCAATTAGCTGAGGCTAAAATTCCATACATATCTTTATGTACCGATCCAACTACTGGAGGGACCACAGCTTCATTTGCCATGTTAGGAGACATAAACATTGCTGAACCAAATGCTTTAATTGGATTTGCAGGACCTCGTGTAGTAAAAGATACTACTGGTAAAGATTTACCAGAAGGTTTCCAACGTTCTGAATTTTTATTAGAACACGGTTTCTTAGATGGTATTTACGAACGAAAAGACTTAAAAAAACAGGTAAACTTATATTTAGATTTAATACAAAATCAACCTGTAAGAGCATAACAAAAAAGCTAGCGATTGCTAGCTTTTTTGCTTTCTAACTTTTTCGTTACCATTCAAAAAAATAATCGTACATTTGCATCTTCAATGTAAATGCATTGAGTACATAATAATCATTTAAATAATATTGGCATGTATTTAACAAAAGAAGTTAAAGAACAAATCTTCGCAAAACACGGTAAAGGAGCAAATGATACTGGTACTGCAGAAGGTCAAATCGCGTTATTTACGCACAGAATTAACCACTTAACTGAGCACTTAAAGAAAAATCGTAAAGATTTTAACACAGAACGCTCGTTAGTACGTATGGTAGGTAAGCGTAGAAGCTTATTAGATTATCTAAAGAAAAAAGAGATTAATAGATATCGTGCGATTATTAAAGAATTAGGAATTAGAAAATAATTCTACAAGAAAAGAGGCTCTATAAACGTGCCTCTTTTTTATTTTTACATGAAGTTTATTTCTGACTAACAAACAGAAATTTATATATAAAAAGCTCAAAATTACTAACAACAATTTTGATTTTCCATTGGAGCAACAACAACACAACAACAAACAAAAACGAATTAAAATTTAGAAGAATTAATTTATGATTCCAAAAGTATTTAACCAAGTAATAGAACTTGGAGATGGGAGAACCATCACATTAGAAACAGGAAAATTAGCAAAACAAGCAGATGGTTCTGTTGTTGTAAGAATGGGAGATACAATGTTATTAGCAACAGTTGTATCAGCAAGAACTGCAAATCCAGGTATTGACTTTTTACCATTAACGGTAGATTACCGTGAAAAATTTGCAGCTGCAGGTCGTTACCCTGGTGGATTTATGAAGCGTGAAGCACGCCCTTCAAACGAAGAAATTTTAACAATGCGTTTAGTAGACCGTGTATTGCGTCCACTATTCCCAAAAGATTATCACGCAGAAACTCAGGTAATGATTCAATTAATGTCTCATGATGAAGAAGTAATGCCAGATGCCTTAGCTGGTTTAGCTGCCTCTGCTGCAATTCAATTATCAGACATCCCTTTTGAAGCACCGATTTCGGAAGTACGTGTTGCACGTATTAATGGTGAATTCATTATCAACCCTAGTGCTACTCAATTAGCTGAAGCGGATATCGACTTAATGGTTGGAGCTTCTAATGACTTTGTTGCAATGGTTGAAGGAGAAATGGATGAAGTTTCTGAAGAAGAAATGGCAGAAGCAATCCGTGTGGCACACGAGGCTATTAAAGTACAATGTGATGCTCAAGTAGCACTGGCGGAAGCTTTTGGTAAAAAAGAAACTCGTGAGTATGAAGGAGAAGCTGAAGACGAAGAGTTAGCACAAAAAATTCATGATGCAGCTTACCAAAAATGTTATGACATTGCTAAAAAAGGAACTTCTAAACAAGAAAGAGGGTTAGCTTTTTCTGAAGTTAAAGAAGAGGTTATTGCAATGTTCACCGAAGAAGAATTAGAAGAATACGGTGATTTAGTAGGAAAATATTTTAGTAAAGCACACAAAGCAGCTGTTAGAGATTTAACTTTAAATGAAGGTTTACGTTTAGACGGACGTACCACTACTGATATTAGACCTATTTGGTGTGAGGTAGATTACTTACCAAGAACTCATGGTTCATCAATCTTTACACGTGGAGAAACTCAAGCATTAGCTACCGTAACTTTAGGTACTTCTAGAGATGCAAACATGGTAGATTCTCCAACAATGCAAGGAGAAGAAAAATTCTACTTACACTATAACTTCCCTCCTTTTTCAACTGGAGAAGCACGCCCTTTAAGAGGAACTTCTCGCCGTGAAATTGGTCATGGTAACCTAGCTCAAAGAGCTTTAAAAGGAATGATTCCTGAAGATTGCCCTTATACAGTTCGTATAGTATCTGAAGTATTAGAATCTAATGGTTCTTCTTCAATGGCTACTGTTTGTTCGGGTACAATGGCACTGATGGACGCAGGGGTTCAAATGAAAAAACCAGTTTCTGGTATTGCAATGGGGTTAATTTCTGATGGTGATCGTTATGCTGTTTTATCTGATATTTTAGGAGATGAAGATCACTTAGGAGACATGGACTTTAAAGTAACTGGTACTGCTGATGGTATTACAGCTTGTCAAATGGATATTAAGATTAAAGGGTTGTCATATGAAATCTTAGTAAAAGCTTTAAAACAAGCTCGTGATGGTCGTTTACATATCTTAGAAAAATTAACAGATACTATCGCTACTCCAAATGACGATGTTAAATCTCATGCTCCTAAAATGGTAAATAGAGTAATTCCTAACGACTTAATTGGAGCATTTATTGGTCCGGGTGGAAAACACATCCAAGAGTTACAAAAAGAAACAGAAACTACGATTGTTATTAACGAAGACCCTGTTACTGAAGAAGGTATCGTTGAGATTTTAGGAACAAACCAAGAAGGAATTGATAAGGTTATTGCTCGCATCGATTCAATGATGTTTAAACCTGAAAAAGGTTCTGTATATGAAGTAAAAGTAGTGAAGTTATTAGATTTTGGTGCTGTTGTAGAATATACTGAAGCTCCAGGAAATGAAGTTTTACTACACGTTAGCGAATTAGCTTGGGAACGTACAAACAATGTAACTGACGTTGTTAATTTAGGAGATATTTTAGATGTAAAATACTTCGGAATTGACCCAAAAACACGTAAAGAAAAAGTATCTCGTAAAGCCTTATTACCTAAACCAGAAGGTTATGTAGCAAGACCTCCTAGAGATAACAACAAAGGAAGAGATAATCGTAATCGCGATAATCGTCGTGACGATAGAAAACCTAGACAAGATAAAAAAGAATCATAAAAATTCTTT
The nucleotide sequence above comes from Tenacibaculum singaporense. Encoded proteins:
- the fbaA gene encoding class II fructose-bisphosphate aldolase gives rise to the protein MIKPGVATGKEVQAIFELAKQKGFALPAVNVVGSNTINTVLETAKELNSPVIIQFSNGGAQFNAGKGLSNDNEKAAIAGAVAGAKHIHLLAEAYGIPVILHTDHAAKKLLPWIDGLLDASEQFYKETGKPLYSSHMIDLSEEPIEENIEICKEYLARMSKMGMTLEIELGITGGEEDGVDNTDVDSSKLYTQPEEVAYAYEELMKVSPQFTIAAAFGNVHGVYKPGNVKLTPKILKNSQEHISEKYNVPHNTIDFVFHGGSGSTLEEIREAISYGVIKMNIDTDLQYAFTEGVRDYMKEKSAYLQSQIGNPEGDDVPNKKHYDPRKWLREGEQTFKARLKKAFEDLNNVNTL
- the accD gene encoding acetyl-CoA carboxylase, carboxyltransferase subunit beta is translated as MAWFKRTDKGIQTPTEEKKDTPKGLWYKTPSGKIIDTDELKKNLYVSPEDGYHVRIGSKEYFEIFFDDNKFTELDPKLSAKDPLKFEDTKKYPEKLKAAQKKTGLKDAARAAVGKSMGKDLVIASMDFAFIGGSMGSVVGEKIARAIDYSIKNNIPFLMISKSGGARMQEALLSLMQLAKTSAKLAQLAEAKIPYISLCTDPTTGGTTASFAMLGDINIAEPNALIGFAGPRVVKDTTGKDLPEGFQRSEFLLEHGFLDGIYERKDLKKQVNLYLDLIQNQPVRA
- the rpsO gene encoding 30S ribosomal protein S15, which encodes MYLTKEVKEQIFAKHGKGANDTGTAEGQIALFTHRINHLTEHLKKNRKDFNTERSLVRMVGKRRSLLDYLKKKEINRYRAIIKELGIRK
- a CDS encoding polyribonucleotide nucleotidyltransferase; the protein is MIPKVFNQVIELGDGRTITLETGKLAKQADGSVVVRMGDTMLLATVVSARTANPGIDFLPLTVDYREKFAAAGRYPGGFMKREARPSNEEILTMRLVDRVLRPLFPKDYHAETQVMIQLMSHDEEVMPDALAGLAASAAIQLSDIPFEAPISEVRVARINGEFIINPSATQLAEADIDLMVGASNDFVAMVEGEMDEVSEEEMAEAIRVAHEAIKVQCDAQVALAEAFGKKETREYEGEAEDEELAQKIHDAAYQKCYDIAKKGTSKQERGLAFSEVKEEVIAMFTEEELEEYGDLVGKYFSKAHKAAVRDLTLNEGLRLDGRTTTDIRPIWCEVDYLPRTHGSSIFTRGETQALATVTLGTSRDANMVDSPTMQGEEKFYLHYNFPPFSTGEARPLRGTSRREIGHGNLAQRALKGMIPEDCPYTVRIVSEVLESNGSSSMATVCSGTMALMDAGVQMKKPVSGIAMGLISDGDRYAVLSDILGDEDHLGDMDFKVTGTADGITACQMDIKIKGLSYEILVKALKQARDGRLHILEKLTDTIATPNDDVKSHAPKMVNRVIPNDLIGAFIGPGGKHIQELQKETETTIVINEDPVTEEGIVEILGTNQEGIDKVIARIDSMMFKPEKGSVYEVKVVKLLDFGAVVEYTEAPGNEVLLHVSELAWERTNNVTDVVNLGDILDVKYFGIDPKTRKEKVSRKALLPKPEGYVARPPRDNNKGRDNRNRDNRRDDRKPRQDKKES